In Planctomicrobium piriforme, a single genomic region encodes these proteins:
- a CDS encoding DUF3050 domain-containing protein, with the protein MTIQLFEPNDDVSDTTKSDDDQIAAALAPAVSALLSHPIYAAVSTLPRLRQFMREHVFAVWDFMTLLKRLQLEFCGTVLPWTPPSQPRLARFINEIVLAEESDVDGRGGFTSHFDLYLSAMDQIAADTRPVRQLIQKLSQDRHALASLDEIAINPQTKEFVRFNLELAERGAPWEVAAAFCYGREDIIPAMFTRLLRPLMEQNIESGRFRYYLERHVELDGDEHGPLARHMVTLLVGEDDARRRAAIAAGRQAIDMRVRLWDGILESLE; encoded by the coding sequence ATGACGATTCAACTTTTCGAACCAAACGATGATGTGTCGGACACCACGAAATCCGACGACGACCAGATTGCCGCCGCCCTAGCGCCGGCGGTTTCTGCGCTCTTGTCACATCCGATTTACGCAGCGGTGAGCACTCTGCCGCGGCTGCGGCAGTTCATGCGCGAGCACGTTTTCGCCGTCTGGGACTTCATGACGCTGCTGAAGCGGCTGCAGTTGGAGTTCTGCGGAACCGTTCTTCCCTGGACTCCTCCGTCGCAACCGCGGCTCGCGCGATTCATCAACGAGATCGTGCTGGCCGAGGAATCCGATGTCGACGGACGCGGCGGCTTCACCAGCCATTTCGACCTGTATCTGTCCGCGATGGATCAAATTGCCGCCGACACCCGACCGGTCCGACAGTTGATACAGAAGCTGTCGCAAGACAGGCATGCGCTGGCGAGTCTGGACGAAATTGCCATCAATCCTCAGACGAAGGAGTTCGTCCGCTTCAATCTCGAACTCGCCGAACGCGGCGCTCCGTGGGAAGTGGCGGCGGCGTTCTGTTATGGCCGCGAAGACATCATTCCAGCGATGTTCACCCGATTGCTGCGGCCGCTGATGGAGCAGAACATCGAGAGCGGACGCTTCCGGTACTATCTCGAACGGCATGTCGAACTGGATGGGGACGAACATGGCCCCCTCGCACGTCACATGGTTACGCTGCTGGTCGGTGAAGACGACGCCCGTCGCCGCGCAGCGATCGCCGCCGGAAGGCAGGCGATCGACATGCGGGTGCGATTATGGGACGGCATTCTGGAATCGCTTGAATAG
- a CDS encoding VWA domain-containing protein: MQTNSDAERQRRWRLVLGEGVPPEHPSDGLDMELNAVDREIDDVLRAVYDSDRKGGLGSSSPKVNRWLSDIRRFFPTSVVKVVQRDALERLKLHQMLLQPELLEAVEPDVHLVGTLLSLKSLIPEKTKETARKVVRKVVEEIERRIRQPLASAVQGAIDQVTRTSRPRPQEIDWNLTIRKNLKNYLPEQRTIVPERLVGHGRKRSSLRDVILCVDQSGSMASSVVYSSIFAAVLASLRSVRTRFVVFDTEVVDLSEHLHDPVDLLFGAQLGGGTDIHRALTYCQQQVQRPQQTILVLISDLYEGGNVEQTVRRTAEMMAAGVQVICLLALSDDGAPSYNESLAATLAELGVPSFACTPDLFPDLIAAAIRKQDITRWAASNNVVVRASGQSAET, translated from the coding sequence ATGCAGACTAACTCAGATGCCGAACGGCAACGGCGATGGCGGCTGGTGTTAGGAGAAGGAGTGCCGCCGGAGCACCCGAGCGACGGTCTCGACATGGAACTCAACGCCGTCGACCGCGAAATCGACGACGTCCTCCGCGCCGTCTATGACTCGGATCGCAAAGGCGGCCTGGGAAGTTCGTCTCCCAAAGTGAATCGCTGGCTCAGCGATATTCGCCGGTTCTTTCCTACTTCTGTGGTCAAAGTCGTGCAGCGGGATGCGCTCGAACGCCTGAAGCTGCATCAGATGCTCTTGCAACCGGAATTGCTGGAAGCAGTTGAACCTGACGTGCATCTTGTGGGCACGCTACTTTCTCTGAAAAGCCTGATTCCCGAGAAGACCAAGGAGACTGCCAGGAAGGTCGTCCGCAAAGTCGTCGAAGAGATCGAGCGCCGCATCCGGCAGCCACTCGCTTCCGCCGTGCAGGGAGCCATTGATCAGGTCACCAGAACCTCGCGTCCTCGGCCACAGGAGATCGACTGGAATCTCACGATCCGCAAGAACCTCAAGAACTACCTGCCGGAGCAACGGACGATCGTGCCGGAACGCCTGGTGGGGCACGGCCGCAAGCGATCGTCACTGCGGGATGTCATTCTCTGCGTCGACCAGAGCGGCTCGATGGCGTCATCCGTGGTCTATTCGAGCATCTTCGCCGCCGTGCTCGCCTCACTACGGTCGGTAAGAACCCGATTCGTCGTCTTCGACACGGAGGTGGTCGATCTCAGCGAACATTTGCACGACCCGGTTGATCTGCTGTTTGGCGCACAACTGGGGGGCGGGACCGACATTCACAGGGCATTGACCTACTGCCAGCAGCAGGTGCAGCGTCCCCAGCAGACGATTCTCGTGCTCATCAGCGATCTGTACGAAGGGGGCAACGTCGAGCAGACAGTCCGCCGTACGGCCGAGATGATGGCCGCCGGCGTTCAGGTGATTTGTCTATTAGCACTCAGCGACGACGGCGCGCCGTCCTATAACGAATCGCTCGCCGCGACGCTGGCGGAACTCGGCGTGCCGTCATTCGCGTGCACGCCGGATCTATTCCCCGACCTCATCGCCGCCGCCATCCGCAAGCAGGACATCACCCGCTGGGCCGCGAGTAACAATGTGGTGGTTCGTGCGAGCGGACAGAGTGCAGAAACCTGA
- a CDS encoding ATP-binding protein has protein sequence MSLKSSPESPVVLRQHAEQQYAGELAALRAQDQRQRPPGWLLSPWAVKTYLLGGTLEDGTVISPKYVGQPRLIEIAVATLATDRALLLTGVPGTAKTWVSEHLAAAISGTSTLLVQGTAGLDESALRYGWNYARLLAEGPSANALVESPMMSGLRTGRMVRVEELTRIPTEIQDSLITILSEKTLPVPELSTEIQAVKGFNVIATANNRDRGVNELSSALLRRFNIVVLPLPEALDEEVEIVSRRAGELGRALELPAEKPALEEIRRIVTIFRELRNGLTVDGKTRLKSPSGTLSTAEAISVITNGMAIAAYYGDGEMTAGDMISGLMGAVIKDPVQDQIVWQEYLQTVVKERDGWKDLYRASRDAAG, from the coding sequence GTGTCACTCAAGTCGTCTCCTGAATCGCCTGTGGTTTTACGGCAGCATGCCGAACAGCAGTATGCCGGTGAACTGGCGGCGCTGCGGGCACAGGACCAGCGGCAACGGCCGCCCGGCTGGCTGTTGTCTCCCTGGGCGGTGAAAACCTATCTGCTGGGGGGCACGCTGGAAGACGGCACGGTCATCTCCCCCAAGTACGTCGGGCAGCCGCGGTTGATCGAGATCGCCGTCGCCACGCTCGCGACCGATCGCGCGCTGCTGCTGACAGGCGTGCCGGGGACCGCGAAAACCTGGGTTTCCGAGCACCTCGCGGCAGCGATTTCCGGGACTTCGACATTGCTGGTTCAGGGGACGGCCGGACTCGATGAATCGGCACTACGGTACGGTTGGAACTATGCCCGACTGTTGGCGGAAGGACCGTCGGCCAATGCACTCGTTGAGAGCCCGATGATGAGCGGCTTACGAACCGGTCGCATGGTTCGGGTGGAAGAGCTGACCCGAATTCCAACCGAGATTCAGGACTCTTTGATCACGATTCTGTCCGAAAAAACATTACCGGTTCCGGAGCTGAGTACGGAAATTCAAGCTGTGAAGGGCTTCAACGTCATCGCCACCGCGAACAATCGGGACCGCGGTGTGAATGAACTTTCGAGTGCGCTGTTGCGACGCTTCAACATTGTGGTGCTGCCGCTGCCAGAGGCGTTGGATGAAGAAGTCGAAATTGTCAGCCGTCGTGCCGGGGAACTGGGCCGCGCGCTCGAACTTCCAGCTGAGAAACCTGCGCTGGAAGAGATTCGTCGTATCGTCACCATCTTCCGCGAACTGCGCAATGGATTGACCGTCGACGGCAAAACCCGATTGAAGTCTCCCAGCGGAACCCTGTCCACCGCGGAGGCGATTTCCGTCATCACCAATGGCATGGCGATCGCCGCGTATTACGGCGACGGCGAGATGACCGCCGGCGACATGATCTCAGGCCTGATGGGAGCGGTGATCAAAGACCCGGTGCAGGACCAGATCGTCTGGCAGGAATACCTGCAAACCGTGGTGAAAGAACGGGACGGCTGGAAAGACCTCTACCGCGCCAGCCGCGACGCGGCCGGCTGA
- a CDS encoding aminotransferase class I/II-fold pyridoxal phosphate-dependent enzyme codes for MRSESEVPFADNPFLVPVAERMKRLPPYLFGKINKLKYQKRVAGIDVIDLGMGNPTDPPHPLIQEKLADALKDSKNHRYSVANGIGNLRREVAKRYEKRYGAKLNHDDEVIACIGSKEGFSHMCLALMGQGDTAIVPSPTFPIHMYSVILASGNVISLDVRDPSEFLRNVAYTCEHLYPKPKVVIVNFPHNPSSTVVEADFYVELVKLAKMYGFLVISDFAYADICYDDYKAPSFLATPGALDVGVELTTMSKSYSMAGWRIGFCCGNREMVRALATIKGYYDYGIFQAIQIAAIVAMRHCDEMIDELCVEYQSRRDILCEGLSRLGWEIEKPKAGMFVWAKIPEPYAAMGSIDFSMKLLEEGGVAVSPGRGFGDDGEGYLRLAIVENGQRLRQAVREIGRCTRVEAAKAS; via the coding sequence ATGCGCAGTGAATCTGAAGTTCCGTTTGCTGACAACCCGTTCCTCGTGCCCGTCGCTGAGCGGATGAAGCGACTGCCGCCGTACCTGTTCGGCAAGATCAACAAGCTGAAATACCAGAAACGCGTGGCCGGGATCGACGTGATCGATCTCGGGATGGGCAACCCCACCGACCCGCCGCATCCGTTGATTCAAGAAAAGTTGGCCGACGCGCTCAAAGATTCCAAGAACCATCGCTACTCAGTGGCGAACGGCATCGGGAACCTGCGCCGCGAAGTCGCCAAACGCTATGAAAAGCGTTACGGCGCGAAGCTCAATCACGACGACGAAGTCATCGCCTGCATTGGCTCAAAGGAAGGCTTCAGCCACATGTGTCTGGCGCTGATGGGACAAGGCGATACCGCGATCGTCCCGTCGCCAACCTTCCCGATTCACATGTACTCGGTGATTCTCGCCTCAGGCAATGTGATCTCGCTCGATGTGCGTGATCCGAGTGAATTCCTGCGGAACGTGGCCTACACCTGCGAGCATCTGTATCCGAAGCCGAAGGTAGTCATCGTCAACTTCCCGCACAATCCGTCGTCGACGGTGGTGGAAGCGGACTTCTACGTCGAGCTGGTGAAGCTCGCCAAGATGTACGGCTTTCTGGTCATCAGCGATTTCGCCTACGCCGACATCTGCTACGACGACTACAAGGCCCCCAGCTTTCTCGCGACGCCAGGTGCTTTGGATGTCGGGGTCGAACTGACCACCATGAGCAAAAGCTACAGCATGGCCGGGTGGCGTATCGGCTTCTGCTGCGGTAACCGCGAAATGGTCCGCGCCCTGGCGACCATCAAAGGTTACTACGACTACGGGATCTTTCAGGCGATTCAGATCGCCGCCATCGTGGCCATGCGTCACTGCGATGAGATGATCGACGAGCTCTGCGTCGAGTATCAGTCGCGCCGCGACATCCTGTGCGAGGGGCTCAGCCGACTCGGCTGGGAAATTGAAAAGCCCAAAGCCGGCATGTTCGTCTGGGCGAAGATTCCCGAACCGTATGCCGCGATGGGCTCGATCGACTTCTCGATGAAACTGCTGGAAGAAGGGGGTGTGGCCGTCAGCCCTGGCCGCGGATTCGGTGACGACGGTGAAGGCTACCTGCGACTGGCGATCGTCGAAAACGGCCAGCGCCTGCGACAGGCCGTCCGCGAAATCGGTCGCTGCACCCGAGTCGAAGCCGCCAAGGCGTCGTAA
- a CDS encoding anthranilate synthase component II, which translates to MPARVLLIDNYDSFVFNLARYLAELGVETTVRRNDELTVAEVRELRPDAIVLSPGPCTPNEAGICVELIQSLEGETPLLGVCLGHQAIGAALGATVARAPNPVHGQASLIHHHSTGLFANCPNPLRVGRYHSLIVEEATLPPNLVVTARTDDGLVMAFTQRDKPVFGVQFHPESILTDCGHRLLANFLTLSGITCKENFLSQELPAETLPDDDFYRREIDAEVFRPW; encoded by the coding sequence ATGCCTGCCCGCGTACTGCTCATCGACAACTACGACAGCTTCGTCTTCAACCTCGCCCGTTATCTGGCGGAGCTGGGAGTTGAGACGACGGTGCGCCGCAATGATGAACTGACGGTCGCTGAAGTTCGTGAGTTGCGGCCGGATGCCATCGTGCTGTCCCCCGGCCCTTGTACGCCCAATGAAGCCGGGATTTGTGTTGAGTTGATTCAATCTCTGGAGGGTGAAACTCCGCTGCTGGGGGTTTGCCTCGGGCATCAGGCGATTGGTGCCGCGTTGGGAGCAACCGTCGCCAGAGCGCCCAACCCGGTCCACGGTCAGGCTTCACTGATTCACCACCACTCAACAGGCCTTTTTGCAAACTGCCCGAACCCGCTTCGAGTGGGCCGTTACCATTCGCTGATCGTTGAAGAAGCGACGTTGCCCCCGAACCTCGTTGTGACTGCCCGCACCGATGACGGGCTGGTGATGGCCTTTACCCAGCGGGACAAGCCGGTCTTCGGTGTGCAGTTTCACCCGGAATCGATCCTGACGGATTGCGGGCATCGGTTGCTGGCAAATTTTTTGACACTTTCCGGGATCACTTGCAAAGAGAATTTCCTGTCGCAGGAACTTCCCGCAGAGACGTTGCCAGACGATGATTTCTATCGCCGTGAAATCGATGCGGAAGTGTTCCGGCCGTGGTGA
- a CDS encoding DUF5691 domain-containing protein, with amino-acid sequence MDPLLKTALVGTAKSPVPAPDDQHPAASILTRLTFETPEQQLLVQAGLNAVIQSAGSVPTQIPSLPSAPEETGFTPSDQATQLLSFVLSPETIDLLPEFLGLMAESNVHFPHRLLPQALDLTNSTRRELLRPVLGERARWLAEFNPNWTWVNDDRIEGDQLLADLQSRWDEGVFNDRVAALQQLRRVRPERARAWLEESIGKEKGDQRRKLLEALRTGLSADDAAFLEKLQSDRAEKVREIVREMLLLIPGSSLAVRMQARGLTVLKANRSMIGKLALSFEPPAECPADWERDGIQPTTTPGLGPRAAAGLQVLAAIPPSFWLQHFACTPQELLTAVRGHEFEEVILEGWLQALQRFHVIDSASLELIPPLWSLYESRIANKVRLDLQDAQLALRLASMTPPATAESIFENLLRSRPDPTELPFDELFRSLPRPWGNALSTAYLKFTRKVFQTRADVGAGRWVNTLLLAALGLHPDRFEDALAPWTVNPEVFNNMRMLRLEEQLRRFGEVIKTRQSFRREVAASSVQKKETS; translated from the coding sequence ATGGATCCCTTGCTCAAAACGGCACTCGTCGGCACCGCGAAATCTCCGGTCCCTGCTCCGGATGACCAGCATCCTGCTGCTTCGATCCTCACCCGGCTGACTTTTGAAACCCCTGAGCAGCAATTGCTCGTCCAGGCAGGGCTCAATGCGGTGATCCAGTCGGCAGGTTCAGTGCCGACTCAGATCCCCTCGCTCCCATCTGCTCCCGAGGAAACAGGTTTCACACCGAGCGATCAAGCGACACAACTGCTGAGCTTTGTCCTCTCCCCGGAAACCATCGATCTGCTTCCGGAATTCCTCGGCCTGATGGCGGAGAGCAATGTCCACTTCCCACACCGACTCTTGCCGCAGGCTCTTGATCTCACCAATTCCACCCGGCGCGAACTTTTGCGGCCTGTGTTGGGCGAACGTGCCAGGTGGCTGGCGGAGTTCAATCCGAACTGGACCTGGGTCAACGACGACCGCATTGAAGGCGACCAATTGCTGGCGGACTTGCAGTCGCGCTGGGATGAGGGAGTCTTCAATGATCGAGTCGCTGCATTGCAGCAACTACGACGCGTACGTCCAGAACGCGCCAGGGCGTGGCTCGAAGAATCAATCGGTAAAGAAAAAGGCGATCAGCGCCGCAAGCTGCTGGAGGCGCTCCGGACCGGCCTTTCGGCGGACGATGCCGCTTTCCTGGAGAAGCTGCAGTCCGATCGCGCGGAAAAGGTCCGCGAGATTGTCCGCGAAATGCTGCTGCTGATTCCCGGTTCCTCGCTCGCTGTGCGGATGCAAGCACGCGGGCTGACCGTCCTCAAAGCCAACCGGTCAATGATCGGCAAACTCGCCTTGAGCTTCGAGCCCCCTGCCGAGTGCCCGGCGGATTGGGAACGGGATGGCATTCAACCAACAACCACGCCCGGCCTCGGTCCCCGAGCCGCCGCCGGACTACAGGTGCTGGCCGCCATCCCTCCTTCGTTCTGGTTGCAGCACTTTGCCTGCACTCCGCAGGAATTATTGACTGCTGTTCGCGGGCACGAATTCGAAGAGGTCATCCTCGAAGGCTGGCTGCAGGCGTTGCAACGCTTTCATGTCATTGACTCCGCATCGCTGGAACTGATTCCGCCCCTGTGGTCGTTGTACGAGTCTCGGATTGCAAACAAGGTACGGCTCGATTTACAGGACGCTCAACTCGCGCTGCGGCTCGCCTCGATGACGCCCCCTGCGACGGCAGAATCCATCTTTGAAAACCTATTGAGGAGCCGACCTGACCCCACGGAGTTGCCGTTCGACGAACTTTTCCGATCACTGCCCCGTCCCTGGGGAAATGCCCTTTCGACCGCCTATCTGAAATTCACCAGAAAGGTCTTTCAGACCAGAGCCGATGTCGGGGCCGGACGTTGGGTGAACACACTGCTTCTCGCGGCATTAGGGCTGCACCCCGACCGCTTCGAAGACGCCCTCGCCCCCTGGACCGTCAACCCAGAGGTCTTCAACAACATGCGGATGCTACGACTGGAAGAACAACTGAGGCGATTCGGCGAAGTGATCAAAACCCGCCAGTCCTTCCGACGGGAGGTGGCGGCGAGCTCAGTTCAGAAGAAGGAGACATCTTGA
- a CDS encoding DUF5682 family protein, with amino-acid sequence MRDALEALQPDVVVIEMPADVESALPLAREATLQPPVALLVYPNDEPRRATIYPFAVFSPEWQALQWGLSHNVPVRAMDLPMSHRLALDQMPQLPTELPFKSEDSATPEQKLDEPTWRTDPLALLAEAAGYHDHELWWEELIERRQDANGLFAAILDAMRAVREEVPFASERDLLREAFMRKTIRGVLKAGFQRVAVICGAWHAPVLDETAIAGKRPGCRIKEDNDRLKKLPKIKTIPTWIPWTHGRLAYRSGYGAGVHSPGWYAHLWASSSDAPTRWLVDAGRLLREQDLSASSASLIEASRLADALAALRDRRAPGLQELNEAILTVMCQGESAPLRLIRRRLELGDRLGSVPADAPAVPLDCDVKRLQTSLRLKPSPHAKMIDLDLRTENGRERSWLLHRLNLLGIAWGTRTGDGSNTSTFHEVWNLQWDPEFAIAIIEANVWGNTVVEATSAKVTDLALKTTVLSDLTKLLDSVLLAQLAEAVPVVMQRIQATAAVATDVVHLMEAVLPLARIQRYGDVRQTDTQGLEPILVGIVERVVAGLPTACTSVDDDAAARLVEAMAQVQSALDLLQWPFLADDWRERLRSLAEGSMHGLIRGWCCRSLLEQGLIDAGELDGLTRRALSRGVDPAQAAAWITGLLRGSGLLLLHQDLVWLVMDAWLSDLSDETFMATLPLLRRAFSEFSPAERRQMGSKLKRLQPDTVESARSVRDERPALNSARAALVLPVLAQILGVRHAD; translated from the coding sequence TTGCGGGACGCGCTGGAGGCGTTGCAGCCGGATGTGGTCGTCATCGAGATGCCGGCGGATGTCGAGTCGGCACTGCCACTGGCGAGAGAGGCAACACTGCAACCGCCGGTGGCTCTGTTGGTCTATCCAAACGATGAACCGCGTCGGGCAACGATCTATCCGTTTGCGGTTTTCTCACCAGAATGGCAGGCTCTGCAATGGGGGCTGAGCCACAACGTGCCGGTGCGGGCGATGGACCTGCCGATGTCGCATCGCCTCGCGCTCGACCAGATGCCGCAACTTCCGACCGAACTTCCTTTCAAAAGCGAGGACTCTGCGACTCCCGAACAGAAGTTAGATGAACCGACGTGGCGGACCGATCCCCTCGCATTGCTCGCCGAAGCCGCTGGCTATCACGATCATGAACTCTGGTGGGAAGAACTCATCGAACGACGGCAGGATGCGAACGGACTCTTCGCGGCCATCCTCGACGCGATGCGGGCCGTGCGTGAGGAAGTTCCTTTTGCCAGCGAACGCGACCTGCTGCGGGAAGCGTTCATGCGGAAGACGATTCGCGGTGTGCTGAAAGCTGGCTTTCAACGGGTAGCGGTCATCTGCGGCGCCTGGCATGCTCCAGTCCTCGACGAAACGGCCATTGCGGGCAAACGACCCGGTTGTCGGATCAAGGAAGACAATGATCGCTTGAAGAAGCTGCCGAAGATCAAAACGATCCCGACCTGGATTCCCTGGACGCATGGCCGGCTGGCGTATCGCAGCGGATATGGGGCAGGCGTGCATTCGCCCGGCTGGTATGCTCATTTATGGGCGTCGTCGTCTGATGCTCCGACGCGCTGGCTGGTGGATGCCGGGCGATTGCTGCGCGAGCAGGATTTGTCGGCGAGTTCAGCATCGCTGATTGAAGCCAGTCGACTGGCCGATGCGTTGGCGGCATTGCGCGACCGTCGCGCGCCAGGACTTCAGGAATTGAACGAGGCGATTCTGACGGTGATGTGTCAGGGGGAGTCTGCCCCGTTGCGGTTAATCCGCCGTCGACTGGAACTGGGCGATCGATTGGGTAGCGTGCCGGCGGATGCTCCGGCCGTGCCGCTCGACTGCGATGTGAAACGCTTGCAGACCTCGTTGCGACTGAAACCCTCTCCTCATGCGAAGATGATCGATCTCGATCTGCGAACGGAGAACGGACGCGAACGCAGTTGGCTGCTGCACCGTCTCAATCTGCTGGGGATCGCCTGGGGCACACGCACGGGTGATGGCAGCAACACGTCGACGTTCCACGAAGTCTGGAACCTGCAATGGGATCCCGAGTTTGCGATCGCGATCATTGAAGCAAATGTCTGGGGAAACACCGTCGTCGAAGCGACCTCCGCCAAGGTCACCGATCTTGCTCTCAAGACGACAGTTCTCAGCGATCTGACAAAGCTGCTCGATTCCGTGCTGCTTGCACAGTTGGCCGAAGCAGTCCCCGTCGTCATGCAGCGGATTCAGGCGACCGCCGCAGTGGCAACCGATGTCGTGCATCTCATGGAAGCAGTGCTGCCGCTCGCGCGAATTCAACGCTACGGCGATGTTCGCCAGACCGACACGCAGGGACTCGAACCGATACTCGTCGGTATTGTCGAACGGGTCGTTGCCGGGCTGCCGACGGCCTGTACGTCGGTTGATGATGATGCGGCTGCCAGACTCGTCGAAGCGATGGCTCAGGTCCAGTCGGCTCTCGATCTGCTGCAATGGCCTTTCTTGGCCGACGATTGGCGGGAGCGTCTGCGAAGTCTGGCCGAAGGCTCTATGCACGGACTGATTCGCGGCTGGTGCTGCCGCAGCCTGCTCGAACAGGGTTTGATCGATGCCGGAGAACTCGACGGCCTGACGCGACGGGCGTTGTCGCGCGGAGTCGATCCCGCTCAAGCTGCCGCATGGATCACCGGCCTGCTGCGCGGCAGCGGGTTGTTGTTGCTGCATCAGGATCTTGTGTGGCTGGTGATGGATGCCTGGCTCAGTGACCTCTCCGACGAAACGTTCATGGCCACGTTGCCGCTTCTGCGTCGAGCGTTTTCCGAGTTCTCACCCGCCGAGCGCCGGCAGATGGGGAGCAAGCTGAAACGCCTTCAGCCGGACACTGTTGAATCTGCCCGGTCAGTTCGCGATGAACGGCCTGCGCTCAATTCTGCCAGAGCCGCACTGGTGCTGCCGGTGCTGGCGCAGATTCTGGGAGTCCGTCATGCAGACTAA
- the tpx gene encoding thiol peroxidase produces the protein MPQVTLKGNPVQLGGKELKTGDKAPDFKLQNNGLEDVALGASAGKTRIIATIPSLDTSVCHMETKRFNDEAAKLDNVEILVVSTDLPFGQKRWCGAEGVDKVATLSDHRTAEFGKSYGVLIEGGPLDRCLCRAIFVVGADDKLKYVEYCSEIASHPNYEAVLAAAKS, from the coding sequence ATGCCGCAGGTCACGCTGAAGGGGAATCCCGTTCAACTCGGTGGAAAAGAATTGAAGACCGGAGACAAGGCTCCCGACTTCAAACTACAGAACAACGGCCTGGAAGACGTCGCCCTGGGGGCGTCCGCCGGGAAGACGCGAATCATCGCCACGATTCCGTCGCTCGACACCAGCGTCTGCCATATGGAAACCAAACGTTTCAATGACGAAGCCGCCAAGCTTGATAACGTCGAAATCCTGGTCGTCAGCACAGACCTGCCGTTCGGCCAGAAACGCTGGTGCGGCGCGGAAGGCGTCGACAAGGTCGCCACGCTGAGCGATCACCGGACTGCGGAATTCGGCAAGTCGTACGGCGTGCTGATCGAAGGGGGCCCGCTCGACCGCTGCCTGTGCCGGGCGATCTTCGTGGTCGGCGCGGACGACAAGCTGAAGTACGTCGAATACTGCTCCGAAATCGCCTCGCACCCGAACTACGAAGCGGTGCTGGCTGCCGCCAAAAGCTGA
- a CDS encoding class I SAM-dependent methyltransferase, translating to MDDRQLHDIRNPSAERLAINACAEVTAERILCRTVGRAQTAAYLAEAHPESAVVCHFVDVYPAEDAQQLTQQVPNLNLVCSPDLPEDEVDLFVLPVAKGGEADLTREYLQQGYDRLEVGGLLVATIDNPKDVWLHHEIEKLGKNLDRTPKRHGVTYRMKKLKPIKRLRDYSCQFAFRDGERIVQAVSRPGVFSHRRLDVGARALLEKMVVNPGEHVLDIGCGSGGVGLAAALRAPDVHVHAIDSNSRAVQCTRVGADLNEITTLTTGLTAEGDLTADGQDRTGTFDVVVMNPPYFSHFQIAEIFLQSALRGLKPGGRLYMVTKHEEWAVARVSQLFDGTEAEEVRGYVVISATQKA from the coding sequence ATGGACGACCGACAACTTCACGACATCCGCAATCCTTCTGCCGAGCGGCTGGCGATCAACGCCTGCGCCGAGGTGACTGCCGAGCGGATTTTGTGCCGCACGGTGGGTCGTGCTCAGACGGCGGCGTACCTTGCGGAAGCACATCCCGAATCGGCCGTCGTCTGTCATTTTGTCGACGTCTACCCCGCTGAAGATGCCCAGCAACTGACGCAACAGGTGCCAAACCTGAATCTGGTCTGTTCGCCTGACCTGCCGGAAGATGAAGTCGACCTGTTCGTGCTGCCGGTGGCGAAGGGGGGCGAGGCTGACCTCACCCGCGAATACCTGCAACAGGGCTACGACCGTTTGGAGGTGGGGGGGCTGCTGGTCGCCACGATCGACAACCCCAAAGACGTCTGGCTGCATCACGAAATTGAAAAGCTCGGCAAGAACCTCGACCGCACTCCCAAGCGCCACGGCGTGACGTACCGCATGAAGAAGCTGAAGCCGATCAAACGGCTGCGCGACTATTCGTGCCAGTTCGCCTTTCGCGACGGCGAACGCATCGTCCAGGCGGTCAGCCGGCCTGGCGTCTTCTCGCACCGCCGACTCGATGTCGGCGCGAGGGCACTGCTGGAAAAAATGGTCGTCAATCCTGGCGAGCATGTCCTCGACATCGGTTGCGGCTCCGGCGGAGTCGGCCTGGCCGCGGCGCTCAGGGCGCCTGATGTGCATGTGCACGCCATCGATTCCAATTCCCGGGCCGTGCAATGCACGCGGGTGGGCGCCGACTTGAACGAAATCACCACGCTGACGACCGGCCTCACCGCCGAGGGGGATCTGACCGCCGACGGGCAGGACCGCACCGGCACGTTCGACGTGGTGGTGATGAATCCGCCCTACTTCTCGCACTTTCAGATTGCCGAGATCTTCCTGCAATCGGCCTTGCGAGGCCTGAAACCGGGCGGGCGGCTGTACATGGTCACCAAACACGAAGAATGGGCGGTCGCCCGCGTCTCGCAACTGTTCGATGGGACGGAAGCGGAAGAAGTGCGGGGGTATGTTGTGATCAGCGCGACACAGAAAGCGTGA